In Glycine max cultivar Williams 82 chromosome 10, Glycine_max_v4.0, whole genome shotgun sequence, the DNA window ATCTTTTCCCTGTCTCTTCTGTGGCTTCATGCAGAGATATCACTTATCCACACCCCAGAACAAAGCCCTGTGATCTTCTTTCACAGCTTTCCACTTGCATACCCATAGATAATTCTgggtatgtatatatatatatatatattataatatttcccTTCCCTTTATCTacaattgaaatattaatttatgccACAATTAATTAACAGGATTCATGCACAGACCCTATTAACAAACCAACCCAACTGGGTGAACTATTCCAATGGCATGGATCCTAACATTTTGGAAGTAAGTCAATTTTCTCCACGTTAATatcctttattttttcacttcatCTATGAGGTGCAAAACGAATTTAACCTTTTTCATctattccatatatatatatatatatatatatatatatatatatatatatatatatatatatatatatatatatatatatatatattaatgagtaCTGATTTATTTTGCAGGAAACAATTGGGACCCAGGTTTTGATTTCGGTGCCGGGTGGACTAGTTGAGCTGTTTGTAACTAAACAAGTAATGTCATgacatatattaatatatatgttcttGTAGCTAGGGAGCATTTATAATACATTAAACttactttctctctttttatatatttgtcgCAGGTGTCTGAAGATCATCAACTAATAGATTTTGTGACAAACCAGTGCATTGAAGCCGTGAACCACTCAATGAGCTTCAACATTGACGTGAGCAACATGCAATCAAACCCACTTATACAAGATGAAAACGAAGGGAACAACAACAGGAACAATAATCACTTATTCCATCCATCAGAACATGTCATCACTGATATGGACCACCGCAATATTGGTCTGTGTAATTCTCAACTGAACTTCATGCAGCAGTTCAACTACAACCAGCACAACAGAATGAAGAGCGATGCTGCTTTCTCTGAAGAATACCAAGCTGGTAATTCCTTCCTTCACGACGAGCAAACCAACCCAGAAGATGATCAGGAGCCTGGGCATGAGCATGACACGTATCAGAAAAGCCTCATGACAACAGATTCACAATACGTGGAGGCAAAAGATCAGAAGCAAGAGGAAGACAAGGACTTGATGAAAAACGTTGTTGGCAGATCAGATTCAATGTCAGATTGCAGTGACCAGaacgaagaagaggaattaGATGGAAAGTATAGGAGGAGGAATGGAAAAGGGAACCAATCCAAGAACCTTGTGgctgaaagaaagagaaggaagaaactCAATGATAGGCTATATAACCTTCGTTCTTTGGTTCCTAGGATCTCTAAGCTGGATAGGGCATCCATTCTTGGAGATGCCATTGAGTATGTGAAGGATTTGCAGAAGCAAGTGAAGGAGCTCCAAGATGAGCTTGAGGAGAATGCAGACACTGAAAGCAACTGCATGAATATTGGTGTAGGTGCTGAACTTGGGCCAAATGCTGAACATGATAAGGCCCAAACTGGGTTGCATGTGGGAACATCAGGGAATGGATATGTCTCCAAACAAAAGCAGGAAGGTGCTACTGTCATTGATAAGCAGACCCAGCAGATGGAGGTacctctgtctctctctctctatatgtaTCCTATCTTAAATTATTGTATGGTCTAAGACCATCAAATGTCCATAATTATGATTAATCTTCAGTGACACGTAGCCgagtttattaatttacaaaaaaaaatcaataataaataaaactagggTAAATGTCACGAAGAGATTAGTCATGGCCATAATTCCATAAACATTGATAGTTTTGGACAATACAATAATTTTTGCTTACCTTTTGTTTTAGTTTAGACATGCATGAGTGGTGCTGTATTGTTTGTGCACAAATATATTGTGGTTTTGTGACTTGAATTTTTAAGTGCAAATTTGCTTATTGAAATGCAGCCGCAAGTGGAAGTGGCTCTGATAGATGAGAATGAGTATTTTGTGAAGGTTTTCTGTGAGCACAGGCCTGGTGGGTTTGTGAAATTGATGGAAGCGTTGAACACTATTGGCATGGATGTAGTGCATGCCACGGTAACCAGCCACACGGGACTCGTCTCAAATGTTTTTAAAGTGGAAGTAAGATATGATATATAGCATCTTCTAACTCTACAATTAAGTCTATATATTTTGCACTAGTGATATCGACATGTCAATTCATACACATACATTGAATTAATTGGTTGATGACAATGGTTATtattcactttttcttttacttttttgcgGGTGCTGAACAGAAAAAGGATAATGAAACGGTTGAGGCTGAAGATGTAAGAGACTCACTGCTAGAGCTTACGCGGAACCGTTATAGAGGGTGGACTCATGAGATGACAGCAACGCCGGAAAATGGGGTGGGAAGGGATCAACATCAACTTCACAACCACCAGCAGATAGGTGCCTACCCGCACCAGTTTCATAGTTAACCTTTGATCGACCATCATGTGTTCTCTCATTATAAACTTTGttatattaaacatttttaataataatttagcaTGCGTGATTAATATAGAGCTTTCATTActggaataattttattttacaatcatACAAATGTATGGCAAAACGTTGACAAcccttaaaaaaacaattttttaaatcatatatatatatatatttgagagTTAAAAGTTGTATGTAGAAATTAAAGGTATTGACCTGCtatgatatttaatttgttgaaaatagtaaatttttaaattaatattgtgcaaaattaagaaaactgtaaatatttattttatttaagtgataaaaaataaaatattttttgagtttgaatagttattattattattattattattattagcatGAGTACTTTTGAACCACTAAGATCGGTCTAGTGGTGAGAAATTTGGAAGTAATATGCATAATGTTCTAAATTCAAACGTCAAGAcaatcattgtaaaaaaaaaaaaaagtgacataCTTTTGACTTGTAAATGATTTTGATAGCTAGGTAATTCCAATGTTTTTGAGATGAGATCGTGAGTACGATAGTATTTGTTTTTAACTCTTGTTGTCGCGTGGCATGGGATGAAGACAGGGTGTTTCATTTTTGAAGCATATTTATAGGAAGGTAAATGCGCGTACGGATGCTTTGGCCAATATGGCTAGTAGGTTGAGTTTGTGATGTTTGAGCAACAACAGTTAGTATATTAGAATAGaacacatatacatatatactgAGAAGAGGGATGAAAGCATGTGCATGCAACTAGTAGTTAAAATAACTAATGTATCTAGTAGTCAATATATATGTCGGATAGAACAAAATATCATAAGTTTATTATAGAGTCTCACGTGACATGTTCCTGagttttattaattatctttattaaattacattatttaGTTATATATGTCACCTAACATTAACACATCATAATGGTAAATgctgtaataattttttcttgagAGAAATTGTGTAGGTTGTATAATGACTTGATAGGAGGTTAAACATGACTATAATTAGAGGGGACAAGCGGGCTGTTGGCATGGTAATGCCTGAAACAATATTAAAGAGATCTTAACTTGTGTGATTAAATTCATAGTTATGTGTTACATCTTGATCGCATAATGTCATACATGCTGTGTGGTTGTTGACATGTCCTGAATCACTTATAAAAATCTCATACCACTTGTTATAATGAAGGTGAAAAGGGTGACATTTTGACATAACCAAACTGAGATagagataaaatttaattttataacggTAAACAAATAGACTTCTAAAAAAGAGAAACATAACCAAGATGAGAGGAAATTTTTACTGAAGACATTCCCGCTAGGTTTACGAGTGATTTTATTGTGCATACATCTATACCAAGGCCTAACCCACCAAAGgtttaagtaaattttaaaaaaaatcattattatttaaatcgattattattattatactttattcttttaaaatgagGAGTGTTTACAGAATAATTTTGATCAGTTTTGAATTCATTGATCCATTGTAACTATTAAAATAACATGAGATTTGGTTGgatctaaattattttctttaaaaagattGAGTTGATCTTATTCAATAAGTTATACTCAACATCAATTTTGGTCTATTATGCATTTCACAAGGGGCATGTTCTTCATTTTGGTCACAACTTTCAATTTACAaactaacaacaaaaaattagtcTTACAAacgtaattttcaattttatttcatggAAGAGGTGTGCGTTTATCGTGTTATTTTTGGTTAATGTGTTCACTAATGTGTATGCATTTGATTTCGTTTTCTTCCCCTGTTATCAAATATTACTTTCCATAATCTGGCTTCTATGTATTAATTTCTAGAACTATGtgcttttatttaaaacataattccAGATATTACTAAAaagagttttaaaataatactttacaAAACTGGGATATGCTggtatagaaaataatttttaatactttttatttttcttttgtctctatagttttatttcttttttaatttcactaGGTCAATGAAGAATGgatataaaaagttttaaaagaataataaagttTAGGGTGTGAAGGATGATACAGCTCATCAcagaaagaacaagaacaaagaaCGTTGTAACTAGCAAAATTGGGGTCTAAAtaacaactaaataaaaatatctattcttttcattaaaaaattatattttttataaggaaTGAAATTTCATCATCTAATCCAATCCATATACCCACATACATCATTACACCATAATTATTCATCATAGTCATCCTTAGGAACCATGTCCTAATATTAATGCTTAGGAATAACTCATTGGCTAATATGTGATTGATGTGATCTCTTCATGGAGTGTAAGACCAGGAGTGCGTAGAATTTGTTAAGTATAATGgttaatcaaatataatattaatattgagTATGAGTAGCATGATGAgaagaattatgaaaaaataaaaataatacaaaagctattgtttaattttctaatttttattagtcaaatataatatattattttaattctttagatTTTataactcttaatttttttattttgttagcaagatttttttttatatttttcaaccattaattaatttttattataaatttggaCATAACACTATGATAAAAGACATTTTGTAACATTTAAGTTTTATTACTGGTATCAACAAGTTGAATGAGCTTGAGTACatggaaaatgaaaagagaaaaaatataaaagataagaGTAACATGTTACCATGTCATTTCTCTTTAAAGGTTTCCTACAAGAGATAGGGATTGTGTATTGAAAAATTTCTTGTAAACATAACAACATGGATACATCACATGTAATGTTGGACAAACTCAGGTTATGATAGCTGGCCATAGGGTGGGTATATATGCTTTTTGTTCACACAAAAAGTCCCTTAACCATCATAAATTGCTTGCTTGACCTTCACACCAAACACATGGATGACCCAGGTAGGAgtctaattttcatttttatatatgccATTCTAGAAGAAGACCCCTCTTTTGTACTTAATTAATGAATTGTAAAATTGTACATATGAAAGCAATATGcagaaataaataatcaaatccaCGTACCTAAGTACCTGACCATTAATCAAAAGTAATagttcaacaataataataatcctaAAGGAATAAAATTCTCAATCACTCTCCATCTTTCAGACACATAATAACAGGTACAAGAATTATGCGAGGGAGTTGGTTCAATTGGTGGGTTAAATGCAACATCCGTGGAATTAGTAACACTGTTGCCATCTTTTACTTCAATTCCAAACCTCATGCCTCCAAGGCAGTGCCCTGCTATGTTGCAAATGAACCAATGTCTCTTCACCTCACTGAGTGCCACTTGATCTTCTCCACTCTCATACTTGGCCAACACTCCACTACTTGCATCACACGATCGGAATGTGTCTTCTGTCACTTCATAAACATTATGTTGCCCTTTCACGTACTTGAAAACTAAACCAAAACAGCACCCCAAATAAATAAAGACTCTAttcaaagataagaaaattatatatagcaATGTCTTGTattgatgaaaacaaaaaagtcaAGAATCAAACACAATGATCAAGTAAAGAATGAAGGAATTACCAAGAACATCCCCTTGGCTAAAATTGTATCTCTCTGCCCATGAAGCATAATTTGTTTGGCTACTCCATTCTTCTTGGTCACCAACAGTGTAAACACTAGCCATGACATGGTTCAAGAGAAAGCTAGAAAGCAGAGTAAGAATCGCCATCAAGAAGgtacaatttttgagaaaacgtGTTTCACCCATATCCTTGAAAATATAAGATAGCATGAAGCAGTGACTGAAATGAGGGTGGATAGCCACTTGCCACAAAGTTGCTTGTGTTTGAAGAAGCAGTTCAAATGTGGGGGTCTAAATGATCTTGTAATTTTATCAGCATTGGGAAGTTTGTTATGAATTTGGTGTTCAAACAAAATAGGAGCTGGCATAATAAACTGTGCTAATTAAATAGAAAACGGCCTAATGGACCCAAAACAGACTTGCATAGCTGGCCGAATGATTGTTAACTTCACACCCAAGATACGTTATCGTTGTGTTTTATGTTTGGCCACACACACTTAAGTAACTATTGCTACGCAAATGCTATAGTTTTCATATGAAACTTCAACAAGGgttcataattattattattatacttcgtccattatttattttatatctaacTCTCAGCCGGCCATTCATCATGGTCATAGACTATATCAAACAATGTTTGGTCTTTTCCCCCTCTTGTTGACTCTA includes these proteins:
- the LOC100788784 gene encoding mavicyanin, with product MLSYIFKDMGETRFLKNCTFLMAILTLLSSFLLNHVMASVYTVGDQEEWSSQTNYASWAERYNFSQGDVLVFKYVKGQHNVYEVTEDTFRSCDASSGVLAKYESGEDQVALSEVKRHWFICNIAGHCLGGMRFGIEVKDGNSVTNSTDVAFNPPIEPTPSHNSCTCYYVSERWRVIENFIPLGLLLLLNYYF
- the LOC100798282 gene encoding transcription factor ABORTED MICROSPORES isoform X1 gives rise to the protein MDISFCFFCYFWSVCSSILLLLFLLLVKGSNHCHFAFASSKRKFHYHHPGEMNISMQHLVERLRPLVGLNGWDYCIYWKLSEDQRFLEWLGCCCAGTESNQNAGEEHLFPVSSVASCRDITYPHPRTKPCDLLSQLSTCIPIDNSGIHAQTLLTNQPNWVNYSNGMDPNILEETIGTQVLISVPGGLVELFVTKQVSEDHQLIDFVTNQCIEAVNHSMSFNIDVSNMQSNPLIQDENEGNNNRNNNHLFHPSEHVITDMDHRNIGLCNSQLNFMQQFNYNQHNRMKSDAAFSEEYQAGNSFLHDEQTNPEDDQEPGHEHDTYQKSLMTTDSQYVEAKDQKQEEDKDLMKNVVGRSDSMSDCSDQNEEEELDGKYRRRNGKGNQSKNLVAERKRRKKLNDRLYNLRSLVPRISKLDRASILGDAIEYVKDLQKQVKELQDELEENADTESNCMNIGVGAELGPNAEHDKAQTGLHVGTSGNGYVSKQKQEGATVIDKQTQQMEPQVEVALIDENEYFVKVFCEHRPGGFVKLMEALNTIGMDVVHATVTSHTGLVSNVFKVEKKDNETVEAEDVRDSLLELTRNRYRGWTHEMTATPENGVGRDQHQLHNHQQIGAYPHQFHS
- the LOC100798282 gene encoding transcription factor ABORTED MICROSPORES isoform X2, which produces MNISMQHLVERLRPLVGLNGWDYCIYWKLSEDQRFLEWLGCCCAGTESNQNAGEEHLFPVSSVASCRDITYPHPRTKPCDLLSQLSTCIPIDNSGIHAQTLLTNQPNWVNYSNGMDPNILEETIGTQVLISVPGGLVELFVTKQVSEDHQLIDFVTNQCIEAVNHSMSFNIDVSNMQSNPLIQDENEGNNNRNNNHLFHPSEHVITDMDHRNIGLCNSQLNFMQQFNYNQHNRMKSDAAFSEEYQAGNSFLHDEQTNPEDDQEPGHEHDTYQKSLMTTDSQYVEAKDQKQEEDKDLMKNVVGRSDSMSDCSDQNEEEELDGKYRRRNGKGNQSKNLVAERKRRKKLNDRLYNLRSLVPRISKLDRASILGDAIEYVKDLQKQVKELQDELEENADTESNCMNIGVGAELGPNAEHDKAQTGLHVGTSGNGYVSKQKQEGATVIDKQTQQMEPQVEVALIDENEYFVKVFCEHRPGGFVKLMEALNTIGMDVVHATVTSHTGLVSNVFKVEKKDNETVEAEDVRDSLLELTRNRYRGWTHEMTATPENGVGRDQHQLHNHQQIGAYPHQFHS